The following are encoded in a window of Anopheles gambiae chromosome X, idAnoGambNW_F1_1, whole genome shotgun sequence genomic DNA:
- the LOC133391846 gene encoding mushroom body large-type Kenyon cell-specific protein 1-like — translation MEAAGRSTRSGARATSVDCRTSLAPSSKLFAAEPRVALPRLSATGASKPIAQPKAASATPAPELELLRATIQRLEEQNCAMKEQNAQLLEQITGMCQLLQEEKEEAKRREEKLEAQMEKLAAAHQRDRDVLNSLLAAKVGGGQPSASPRQPPTPLPRRSSAQPQQQQQQQQRNQHEQEQPRASTSRAVMPPRSEALTAVRGDVVPELTYSEVVRRRYRGKATGKPRSQQQPQQQQQQRQPQRQAAVTAEYQQQQQQRQPQRQAVAGSQQQQQEQQRKRKPRPDIIEVSPSEGETWDSIDDKVRKAIRHDPAYCGMKGHIKQGRRTHARLLRMELSKTANAPLMLDSVRKIIGDAGVSRLVTEMGELIVVDIDPLAAEEDVIAALDEKIGASAGVVSTSIWELPDGAKRARIRLPAKSARQLEGAKLFLCDCVSKVRAAPPTPPERQRCFRCLEMGHIASNCRSAADRQNLCIRCGLDGHKARTCQNEAKCALCGGAHHIGHSECARSALRCSRP, via the coding sequence ATGGAAGCAGCCGGGAGATCGACCCGCTCGGGTGCTAGGGCGACGTCGGTGGACTGCCGCACCAGCTTGGCTCCTAGCTCCAAGCTCTTTGCGGCCGAGCCACGTGTTGCGCTTCCTAGGCTAAGCGCCACAGGCGCTAGTAAGCCCATTGCGCAGCCAAAAGCTGCATCAGCGacaccggctccggagctcgAGTTGCTCAGAGCTACAATACAACGGCTCGAGGAGCAGAACTGTGCGATGAAGGAGCAAAACGCACAACTCCTGGAGCAGATAACTGGCATGTGCcaactgctgcaggaggaaaaggaggaggcgAAGCGCCGTGAAGAAAAGCTGGAGGCGCAAATGGAGAAGCTAGCCGCCGCACATCAACGCGATCGAGATGTGCTCAACTCTCTGCTGGCGGCAAAGGTTGGCGGTGGACAACCGTCAGCTAGTCCACGTCAACCTCCAACTCCGTTGCCGCGCCGATCCTCtgcgcagccgcagcagcagcaacaacagcagcagcggaaccagcacgagcaggagcagcccCGCGCGTCGACGTCGCGCGCAGTCATGCCGCCGCGTAGCGAGGCATTGACAGCCGTCCGCGGAGACGTCGTGCCGGAGTTGACCTACAGCGAGGTGGTACGTCGCAGGTACCGTGGCAAGGCTACCGGCAAGCCACGCTCCcaacagcagccgcaacagcagcagcagcagcgtcagccacagcgacaggcAGCCGTTACCGCGGAgtatcaacagcagcagcagcaacgtcagccacagcgacaggcggtcgctggctcgcagcagcaacaacaggagCAACAGCGTAAGCGAAAGCCGAGGCCTGACATCATCGAGGTGTCACCCAGCGAAGGCGAAACCTGGGACAGCATCGACGATAAGGTACGCAAAGCCATCCGCCACGACCCTGCCTACTGTGGCATGAAAGGGCATATCAAGCAGGGTCGCCGAACCCATGCGAGGCTGCTACGCATGGAACTAAGCAAGACGGCAAATGCCCCACTTATGCTAGATAGCGTCCGCAAGATTATCGGTGATGCAGGCGTAAGTCGGCTTGTCACCGAAATGGGTGAACTGATCGTGGTAGACATCGATCCCCTCGCTGCAGAGGAGGACGTCATTGCTGCCCTCGATGAGAAGATTGGCGCAAGTGCTGGAGTAGTCTCCACCAGCATTTGGGAACTTCCGGATGGAGCGAAGCGTGCACGCATCCGGCTACCAGCGAAGTCGGCTCGTCAGTTGGAAGGAGCAAAGCTGTTCCTGTGCGACTGCGTCAGCAAGGTACGTGCAGCCCCACCAACTCCTCCAGAGCGACAGCGTTGTTTCCGCTGTCTGGAGATGGGCCACATTGCCTCGAACTGCCGATCCGCTGCAGATCGGCAGAATTTGTGCATCCGTTGTGGACTAGACGGACACAAAGCACGAACCTGCCAAAATGAGGCGAAGTGTGCACTGTGTGGTGGCGCTCACCACATAGGCCACAGCGAATGTGCTCGTTCGGCTCTGCGATGTTCCCGGCCCTGA